From one Chryseobacterium sp. 3008163 genomic stretch:
- a CDS encoding decaprenyl-phosphate phosphoribosyltransferase, whose translation MKKYLKLLRVEQWVKNLFVFVPLFFSGSIQNVDLLTKSIFAFVIFSLAASVVYILNDYNDIEADRQHPEKRRRPLASGAISKRKALTILTGLIVLDIALIFFAQFNFHESLWKFAAIIGIYFVMNLAYTFKLKHVPIIDIFIIATGFVLRVQAGGYITGIFISQWATLLTFVLALVLAIGKRRGELINAQVSGKTRKALDGYNVQFADIALSISVTLAIVCYLMFTLSPEIQLKLHKAVFYTVIFVVFAFLRYLQQTLVYNRTESPTKIVYRDRYIQVTLLLWVAAFLILIYFK comes from the coding sequence ATGAAAAAATATTTAAAACTGCTTCGTGTAGAGCAATGGGTGAAAAATCTATTTGTTTTTGTGCCCTTGTTTTTTTCGGGAAGTATTCAGAATGTAGACCTGCTTACAAAAAGTATCTTTGCATTTGTCATTTTCTCTCTGGCGGCGAGTGTTGTTTACATCCTGAATGACTACAACGATATTGAAGCAGATCGACAACATCCGGAAAAAAGAAGACGACCTCTCGCAAGCGGTGCGATCTCTAAAAGAAAAGCACTGACTATCCTTACAGGTTTGATTGTTTTGGATATCGCTTTGATATTCTTTGCACAATTTAATTTCCATGAAAGTTTGTGGAAGTTTGCGGCCATTATCGGGATTTATTTTGTAATGAATCTTGCCTATACATTTAAACTGAAGCATGTTCCGATTATTGATATTTTTATCATTGCCACAGGATTTGTACTAAGAGTTCAGGCGGGCGGATACATCACAGGAATCTTTATTTCTCAATGGGCAACACTACTGACTTTCGTTTTAGCATTGGTTTTAGCCATCGGAAAAAGACGTGGCGAGTTGATTAATGCTCAGGTTTCAGGCAAAACAAGAAAAGCGCTTGATGGTTACAATGTACAGTTTGCAGATATTGCACTTTCCATTTCGGTAACATTGGCGATTGTTTGTTATCTGATGTTTACATTATCTCCAGAAATTCAGCTTAAACTACATAAAGCCGTATTTTACACAGTAATTTTTGTTGTTTTCGCTTTTCTAAGATATTTACAGCAAACTTTGGTTTACAACAGAACCGAATCTCCTACAAAAATTGTTTACAGAGACAGATATATTCAGGTTACATTATTATTATGGGTTGCCGCATTTTTAATTCTAATTTATTTTAAATAA
- a CDS encoding FAD-binding oxidoreductase, translating to MKPNFTQKVTNWGNFPIVEKEMRSEDSFKKIKEFVLNHNEVIARGNGRCYGDASLGENIFSSKKLNKFISFDRLNGIIECESGVLLSEVLEISVPQGYFLYVTPGTKFISVGGAIASDVHGKNHHAEGCFSEYVTEFKLMTENGDIIICSREENSDRFWATIGGMGLTGIILSAKFKLKNIETAYIRQESIKAENLDEIFRLFEESESWTYTVAWIDCLQKGKNIGRSILMRGEHAFRHELTGNDAKNPLVLKKKFSPTVPFYFPNFVLNALTVKIFNFLYYKKQSKKEVKNFIDYETFFYPLDAVTDWNKIYGKSGFIQYQMVIPKETGKEGMKKILETIANSGNGSFLAVLKLFGENNPEAYNSFPTEGYTLALDFKVNSKLKKLVDQLDQIVQEFGGRIYLTKDSMSRSSLTDYLKNVNSSKFVSLQHKRILNNK from the coding sequence ATGAAACCAAATTTCACACAAAAAGTTACAAATTGGGGCAACTTTCCAATCGTGGAAAAAGAAATGAGGTCTGAAGACAGCTTCAAAAAAATAAAAGAATTTGTACTTAATCACAATGAAGTTATTGCAAGAGGAAATGGCAGATGCTATGGTGATGCTTCATTGGGCGAAAATATTTTCTCTTCAAAAAAATTAAATAAATTCATCAGCTTCGACCGTCTCAACGGAATTATCGAATGCGAATCCGGAGTTTTACTTTCCGAGGTTTTAGAAATTTCTGTGCCGCAGGGTTATTTTTTATACGTAACTCCGGGAACAAAATTTATTTCTGTAGGTGGCGCAATTGCGTCAGACGTTCATGGTAAAAATCATCATGCCGAAGGATGTTTTTCAGAATATGTTACCGAATTTAAATTAATGACCGAAAATGGTGATATTATCATCTGTTCACGAGAAGAAAATTCAGATAGATTTTGGGCAACCATCGGCGGAATGGGGCTCACCGGAATTATTCTTTCAGCAAAATTTAAGCTTAAAAATATTGAGACCGCTTACATTCGTCAGGAAAGCATCAAAGCAGAAAATTTAGATGAAATATTCAGACTTTTTGAAGAAAGTGAAAGCTGGACATATACAGTTGCCTGGATCGATTGTCTTCAGAAAGGGAAAAATATAGGAAGAAGTATTCTGATGCGCGGCGAACACGCCTTTAGACATGAACTGACAGGAAATGATGCTAAAAATCCTTTAGTTTTAAAGAAGAAATTCTCTCCGACAGTACCTTTTTATTTTCCGAATTTTGTCTTAAATGCTTTGACGGTGAAGATTTTTAATTTTCTTTATTATAAAAAGCAATCTAAAAAAGAGGTGAAGAATTTTATCGATTACGAAACATTTTTCTACCCTTTGGATGCCGTAACCGATTGGAATAAAATCTACGGAAAGTCAGGATTTATCCAATATCAAATGGTAATCCCGAAAGAAACCGGAAAAGAAGGGATGAAAAAAATCCTTGAAACCATCGCCAATAGCGGAAATGGTTCTTTCTTGGCAGTCTTAAAACTTTTTGGGGAAAATAATCCTGAAGCATACAATTCATTCCCGACCGAAGGTTATACTTTGGCCCTGGATTTTAAAGTGAATTCAAAACTGAAAAAGCTGGTTGATCAGTTAGATCAGATCGTTCAGGAGTTTGGCGGAAGAATTTATTTAACAAAAGACAGTATGAGCAGATCTTCGCTTACAGATTATCTGAAAAATGTCAACAGTTCAAAATTTGTGTCTTTACAGCACAAAAGAATTTTAAATAATAAGTAG